CACAGGCCAGGCAGCCCGAATTCTTTCCACCACACTTGGGGCAGATGCGGCGCACCAGACGCTGAGCCATGATGAAGTTCACGGCACTGGCCACTAGGAACGGTTCCACGCCCATGTCAATCAAGCGGGCAATGGCCGAGGGAGCGTCATTGGTATGCAAGGTGCTAAACACCAGATGGCCAGTCAATGCGGCGCGAATGGCAAGCTCCGCGGTCTCGCTGTCACGGATTTCACCCACCATGATCACGTCAGGATCCTGACGGAGCAGGGTTCGCAGCGCAGACGCAAAGGTAAGGTCGATCTTTGTATTCACCGCAGTCTGGGTAATGCCATCCAGTTTGTATTCGATAGGCTCTTCGATGGTGGATATGTTCAGCTTGGTGCTGCGGATCATCTGCAGCAACGTATAAAGCGTGGTGGTCTTACCGGAACCGGTAGGGCCCGTAATCAGGAACATACCGTAAGGCTTATGAATCTCAGTCTCGGCCATTGCAATCTGGTTAGGCAACATCCCAAGGGAATCCAGACGGTGGATTATCTGTCCCTTATCCAAAAGGCGCAGTACCATTTTCTGGCCATAGTCCGTAGGCAGCGCAGATACACGGATATCCACAGCCTTGCTACCGTCATCAAAATGAATACGACCATCCTGGGGCCTGCGATGTTCCGCGATGTCCATGCTGGCCATGATCTTGATCCTAGAGACTGTCTCCGAAATCAGGCGCACCGGCAGCTTGCGTACAACCTGCAGCTCGCCATCCTTGCGGAAACGGACCAAGAACGCCTTCTCACCCGGTTCAAAATGTATATCCGAAACGCCGGTCTGCATCGCCTC
This portion of the Fibrobacter sp. UWR4 genome encodes:
- a CDS encoding GspE/PulE family protein produces the protein MAFLLKNPPSPACLRLLPLELMQRYSVLPVEYDGNTGRLTVAMPSAGDLDLVQELQMATGILVQPVEADPDSIAEWVQTFAAHSESTFGAKQENGRAISAIARLVDEIISEAMQTGVSDIHFEPGEKAFLVRFRKDGELQVVRKLPVRLISETVSRIKIMASMDIAEHRRPQDGRIHFDDGSKAVDIRVSALPTDYGQKMVLRLLDKGQIIHRLDSLGMLPNQIAMAETEIHKPYGMFLITGPTGSGKTTTLYTLLQMIRSTKLNISTIEEPIEYKLDGITQTAVNTKIDLTFASALRTLLRQDPDVIMVGEIRDSETAELAIRAALTGHLVFSTLHTNDAPSAIARLIDMGVEPFLVASAVNFIMAQRLVRRICPKCGGKNSGCLACGGSGYKGRVGIFEMMKMSETLRDRIHENVSTSDLRKHAIAEGMKTLAEDGHEKVKLGLTTESEIAAEAVI